Part of the Flavobacterium alkalisoli genome is shown below.
TTCTAAGTTTGAAAGTATTGATTATTTCCTCAAACTATCTACAAATGCGGTCAAGACTATCAAAATGAGTTTTGGTATTTCCCTGCTCTACAATGCCTTTGGATTATCGGCTGCCATAGCCGGAAAACTTACTCCGCTAACAGCCGCTATTGTCATGCCTTTAAGCACTATTACCATTATGAGTTTTGTAACTGTTATGAGTAATTATTATGCCCGAAAAAAAGCCTGAAAATTTAATCAAAAAACCATGTATGCATGATAAATATCATGTTTTATCACGCGGTGCAACAGTAGTTTTGTTAACATAAAACCAATAAGTATGAGCGTCATTTATTTACTAATCTCCATCAGTATCGTTGTGGCCATACTGTTTTGCGTAGCCTTTATAAGGGCAGTAAAAACAGGCCAATATGACGATGACTACACCCCGTCTGTAAGAATGCTTTTTGACGATGAGTTAAAGAAAAAAGAAAACAAACACAATAACACAATTTAATATGGAAGTGCAGCAATTTTATTACGATAATAAAATAGTTAAAAAATTCCTCTATGCCACCATCTTATTTGGGGTTGTAGGAATGCTTGTAGGCTTGCTGATAGCCTCTATGTACATGTTTCCCGGTTTAACCGAAGGTATTTCATGGCTAAGCTACGGCCGATTAAGGCCATTACACACCAATGCCGTGATTTTTGCCTTTGTGGGTAATGCCACTTTTGCAGGGGTTTACTACTCAATGCAAAGGCTACTTAAGACCCGCATGTACAGCGATTTTTTAAGTAATGTAAATTTTTGGGGATGGCAGCTTATTATTGTTGCCGCAGCCATATCACTTCCGTTAGGATATACCACATCTAAAGAATATG
Proteins encoded:
- the ccoS gene encoding cbb3-type cytochrome oxidase assembly protein CcoS gives rise to the protein MSVIYLLISISIVVAILFCVAFIRAVKTGQYDDDYTPSVRMLFDDELKKKENKHNNTI